In Treponema vincentii, a single window of DNA contains:
- a CDS encoding aminopeptidase C — MNISPELLKKFESDYRADPSNAIIAGAVAKSGIEDASFNYDVRRRHNFCFSHETKRGEITNQKKSGRCWMFASLNAARVEIMKKLNLETFELSQNYTLFWDKLEKSNYFFESILETLDEPLEGRLMAHLLDAPIQDGGQWDMFSGILQKYGAVPKDVMPETFHSSDTRFFVAELTHRLRKYAQLLRDGHKAGKSIKELRADKETYLSHVYSFLVKALGEPPRVFDFECRDKDKKFHKAEQITPQQFFKEYVGWDLNNKISLINAPTADKPYGRAYTVKFLGTVKEAEPIHYINVPIDVLKTAAIESIKAGKPVWFGCDMGPYICRPEGIMDTEVYLYDKTLGELPEFTKAERLDYGDSLLTHAMVLTGVDLDKSGKPIKWQVENSWGDESGKKGMFSMSDAWFDEYTYQIMVEKTFVDQKWLDALKQPLVQLEPWDPMGALARV, encoded by the coding sequence ATGAATATTTCACCTGAACTTTTAAAAAAGTTTGAAAGTGACTATCGTGCAGACCCGTCGAATGCGATTATTGCAGGGGCTGTCGCCAAGAGCGGTATTGAGGATGCTTCGTTTAACTATGATGTCCGCCGCCGTCACAATTTTTGTTTTTCTCACGAGACAAAACGCGGAGAAATTACCAATCAAAAAAAGAGCGGACGCTGTTGGATGTTTGCTTCACTAAATGCCGCCCGTGTAGAAATAATGAAAAAGCTCAACTTGGAAACCTTCGAGCTTTCCCAGAACTACACGTTGTTTTGGGATAAACTTGAAAAATCCAATTACTTTTTTGAAAGCATTTTGGAAACCCTTGACGAACCGCTCGAAGGGCGGCTGATGGCTCACCTGCTCGACGCGCCTATTCAGGACGGCGGACAGTGGGATATGTTCTCCGGTATTCTGCAAAAATACGGCGCTGTGCCTAAGGATGTGATGCCCGAAACCTTCCATTCTTCCGATACGCGCTTCTTTGTTGCCGAATTAACCCATCGCCTTCGCAAATATGCGCAGCTGTTGCGGGACGGGCACAAGGCAGGAAAGTCTATCAAAGAGCTCCGCGCAGACAAAGAAACCTATCTTTCGCATGTATATAGCTTTTTGGTTAAGGCGCTCGGCGAACCGCCGCGCGTATTTGACTTTGAATGCCGCGATAAGGATAAGAAGTTTCATAAGGCAGAGCAGATTACGCCGCAGCAGTTCTTTAAGGAATATGTCGGCTGGGATTTAAACAATAAAATCAGCTTAATCAATGCGCCGACGGCGGATAAGCCTTACGGCAGAGCCTACACGGTAAAGTTTCTCGGTACCGTGAAAGAAGCAGAACCTATTCACTACATCAACGTACCGATTGATGTGCTTAAAACGGCGGCTATTGAATCGATTAAAGCCGGTAAACCCGTCTGGTTCGGCTGCGATATGGGGCCGTATATCTGCCGCCCCGAAGGCATTATGGATACTGAAGTATACCTCTACGATAAAACACTCGGCGAACTGCCTGAGTTCACCAAAGCGGAACGGCTCGATTACGGCGACAGCCTTCTTACCCACGCAATGGTACTGACCGGCGTCGATCTGGATAAATCAGGAAAGCCGATTAAATGGCAGGTAGAAAATTCGTGGGGTGATGAATCAGGCAAAAAAGGGATGTTCTCGATGTCCGATGCGTGGTTCGATGAGTATACCTATCAGATTATGGTAGAAAAGACCTTTGTCGATCAAAAATGGCTTGACGCCTTAAAGCAGCCGCTCGTACAGCTTGAGCCGTGGGATCCGATGGGCGCGCTGGCACGGGTATAG
- the yihA gene encoding ribosome biogenesis GTP-binding protein YihA/YsxC has translation MLKIVSAEFIKGAINSKQFPQIGVPEFAFFGRSNAGKSSLINMLLNRKNLVKTGSKPGMTREINFFAVNAPAGKPPSAESFCVADLPGYGFAQVSQAERKRIDAMLYDYCTTRSTLKTVFLLMDIRRDPAEIELQTLQFFREHNIPAVLTATKADKLSKNEQTKQLLALASFFECSKDKIIVTSATKKTGREKLLQHLSACLTHQDVFSSPAK, from the coding sequence ATGCTCAAGATCGTATCCGCCGAGTTCATCAAAGGGGCAATTAACAGTAAGCAGTTCCCGCAGATAGGCGTTCCCGAGTTTGCTTTTTTCGGACGCTCCAATGCGGGAAAGTCCTCGCTCATCAATATGCTCCTTAATAGAAAGAACCTCGTAAAAACAGGCTCAAAGCCGGGCATGACACGCGAAATCAATTTTTTTGCGGTGAATGCCCCTGCGGGTAAGCCGCCAAGCGCGGAATCGTTTTGTGTTGCCGACTTACCGGGCTACGGCTTTGCGCAAGTATCCCAAGCGGAACGGAAGCGGATTGACGCTATGCTGTATGATTACTGCACAACCCGCTCCACACTTAAAACGGTATTTTTATTGATGGATATCCGGCGGGATCCTGCTGAAATAGAACTGCAAACCTTGCAGTTTTTCCGGGAGCACAACATACCCGCTGTCTTGACGGCAACCAAAGCCGACAAGCTCAGTAAAAACGAACAGACAAAACAGCTCCTTGCCCTTGCGTCCTTTTTTGAATGCAGCAAGGATAAAATAATCGTAACCTCTGCTACAAAAAAAACGGGCAGAGAAAAGCTGTTGCAGCATCTCTCCGCCTGTCTAACGCATCAGGACGTTTTTAGCAGTCCCGCAAAATAA
- a CDS encoding glucose-6-phosphate isomerase: protein MWKNLDECSLFRDLQEAQIPDLRQCLKGESGANRIERYSIPMAAGMHYNYAAKQVDDTLLSLLQKLADEQQLILKYQQLLEGEEVNTGEHRKVLHHLTRGQLGDDVIYNGKNMRTFYLEQQKKVREFSEAIRNGSITAPSGKPFTDVVQIGIGGSDLGPRALYLALKAWGERHNKLKLRAHFISNVDPDDAAAVLSALDLSTTLFILVSKSGTTLETLTNERFVGQFLQEAGLNPAKQMVAVTSESSPLANNPSYLASFYMDDFIGGRYSSTSVCGGAVLSLAFGADTFDVLLAGATAADKQALDPSHTENAALMDALIGVYERNILGYGSTAILPYSQALSRFPAHLQQLDMESNGKSVNRFGKLVHYKTGPVIFGEPGTNGQHSFYQLLHQGADIVPLQFIGFEESQYGKDITVEGSTSQQKLLANVAAQITAFALGKQDENANKSFAGGRPSSLIYGKALTPEALGALLAHYENKVMFQGFIWNVNSFDQEGVQLGKVLAKKVLSHDMPPELAAYARLFGL, encoded by the coding sequence ATGTGGAAAAATTTAGACGAATGTTCCCTGTTTCGAGATTTACAGGAAGCACAAATACCTGATCTAAGACAGTGCCTGAAAGGAGAGAGCGGAGCAAACCGAATCGAGCGATACTCCATACCGATGGCTGCCGGTATGCACTACAATTACGCGGCTAAACAGGTTGACGATACACTATTGTCTTTACTTCAAAAACTCGCAGACGAACAGCAGCTGATACTAAAATATCAACAGCTGCTTGAAGGCGAAGAAGTCAATACGGGAGAACACCGGAAAGTTCTGCATCATCTGACACGCGGACAGCTTGGCGACGATGTTATCTACAACGGCAAAAATATGCGTACCTTTTATTTGGAACAACAGAAGAAAGTCCGTGAGTTTTCCGAAGCTATCAGAAACGGTTCCATTACCGCTCCGTCCGGTAAGCCTTTCACCGATGTTGTACAGATCGGTATCGGCGGTTCGGATCTCGGCCCGCGCGCGTTGTACCTTGCGCTAAAAGCATGGGGGGAGCGGCATAACAAGCTCAAACTCCGCGCTCACTTTATATCGAATGTAGACCCTGACGATGCGGCGGCAGTACTTTCCGCGCTGGATTTATCGACAACGCTGTTTATCTTGGTTTCAAAGAGCGGTACCACGCTCGAAACGCTCACCAATGAGCGCTTCGTCGGGCAATTTTTGCAGGAGGCGGGACTAAACCCTGCAAAGCAAATGGTTGCCGTAACGAGCGAAAGCAGTCCGCTTGCCAACAATCCTTCATACCTCGCATCCTTCTATATGGATGACTTTATCGGCGGGCGGTACTCTTCCACCTCTGTATGCGGAGGTGCGGTGCTTTCGTTGGCATTCGGAGCAGATACCTTTGACGTCCTCCTCGCCGGAGCCACCGCAGCGGACAAGCAAGCCCTCGATCCGAGCCATACCGAAAATGCCGCCCTCATGGATGCGCTGATCGGTGTCTATGAACGGAATATCCTCGGCTACGGCAGCACCGCTATTCTGCCCTACAGCCAAGCGCTTTCCCGCTTCCCTGCTCATCTGCAGCAGCTCGACATGGAATCCAACGGAAAGTCGGTGAACCGCTTCGGCAAACTGGTTCACTATAAAACAGGGCCGGTTATCTTTGGGGAACCGGGAACCAACGGGCAGCACTCGTTCTATCAGCTGCTGCACCAAGGCGCCGATATTGTGCCGCTCCAGTTTATCGGCTTTGAAGAAAGTCAATACGGCAAAGACATTACCGTGGAAGGTTCCACCAGTCAGCAAAAGCTGCTTGCCAATGTCGCCGCGCAGATAACGGCCTTTGCGCTCGGTAAACAGGATGAAAATGCGAATAAGAGCTTTGCCGGAGGGCGGCCTTCAAGCCTTATCTACGGAAAGGCGCTTACGCCGGAAGCGCTCGGTGCGCTGCTTGCACACTACGAAAACAAGGTTATGTTTCAAGGCTTTATCTGGAATGTCAACAGCTTTGATCAAGAAGGGGTTCAGCTCGGTAAGGTGCTTGCCAAAAAAGTCTTATCGCACGATATGCCGCCCGAACTCGCCGCCTACGCCCGCCTCTTCGGACTATAG
- a CDS encoding MraY family glycosyltransferase — protein sequence MQLTNMQLIIFAMLIPCAISAFFVYLVILFAKRHNLYDDVGGRKIHSGKIPRLGGIGFFSAFVLSIFIIYFKFPGSIVITRQFTAIIIGGLLIFFMGLWDDLKNWRAIYKLIVQLIAGCIVAYAGFRFTRISFAPVGLFISFGIFAYPITVLWIAGVTNAVNLMDGIDGQVGCLSVSLLISYIVLFFKDLPPHFSMTYTCIILAATLIGFLIFNLSRPHAKVFMGDAGSQFLGFVLAVLPLVPNNAGSETVAIPFAIIFMMLPIFDMIAAIWRRLRDKKPIREGDRMHLHHKLMLIGYSPRGALVTVMILQIIIDIFVTLAIILQGLMALVTLIGLLLVGILFFTLIHCEKEKHLKSDSF from the coding sequence ATGCAACTGACTAATATGCAGCTTATTATATTTGCAATGCTAATTCCCTGCGCCATATCAGCCTTCTTTGTGTACCTCGTAATCCTTTTTGCAAAACGGCACAACTTATACGATGATGTCGGCGGTAGAAAAATTCATTCGGGGAAAATTCCCCGTCTAGGCGGTATCGGTTTCTTTTCCGCCTTTGTATTGAGCATTTTTATCATCTACTTCAAATTTCCGGGCAGTATCGTTATAACCCGCCAATTCACGGCCATTATCATCGGAGGTCTCTTAATCTTTTTTATGGGACTATGGGACGATCTAAAAAATTGGCGGGCTATCTATAAACTTATTGTTCAATTAATTGCAGGATGTATCGTTGCCTATGCGGGTTTCCGCTTTACCCGTATCAGCTTTGCCCCCGTTGGTCTTTTCATTTCCTTTGGCATTTTTGCATATCCGATAACGGTGCTCTGGATTGCAGGGGTTACCAATGCCGTAAACTTAATGGACGGTATCGATGGCCAAGTAGGCTGTTTGAGTGTTTCATTGCTAATCAGCTATATCGTTTTATTTTTTAAAGATTTGCCGCCTCATTTTTCTATGACTTACACCTGCATTATATTGGCTGCTACGCTTATAGGCTTTTTAATTTTTAATCTTTCTCGCCCTCATGCAAAGGTATTTATGGGCGATGCCGGCTCTCAGTTTCTCGGCTTTGTGCTTGCAGTACTTCCACTCGTACCAAACAATGCCGGATCCGAAACCGTAGCGATCCCTTTCGCAATTATTTTTATGATGCTGCCTATTTTCGATATGATCGCCGCAATTTGGCGGCGGCTACGGGATAAAAAACCGATACGGGAAGGCGACAGAATGCATCTCCATCATAAGCTGATGCTCATCGGCTATTCGCCGCGAGGCGCATTGGTTACTGTGATGATTTTACAGATTATTATAGATATATTCGTAACGCTTGCCATCATTTTGCAAGGGCTTATGGCGCTGGTAACGCTTATCGGGCTTTTACTGGTGGGAATATTATTTTTTACGCTTATTCATTGTGAAAAGGAAAAACACCTGAAAAGCGATAGTTTTTAA
- the dpaL gene encoding diaminopropionate ammonia-lyase encodes MEKILWSENKLPKTDNKQLAVMALDEINKAHAFHKSFPQYAPTPLVPLKNMADMLGVGSVFIKDESWRFGLNAFKVLGGSFAMAKYIAKQLKKDVSELPYDVLTGEKLRKEFGQATFFTATDGNHGRGVAWAANKLGQKSVVLMPKGSTKTRFDNIAKEGAKVTIENVNYDECVRMAAALAAKTEHGVMVQDTAWEGYEEIPAWIMQGYGTMALEAAEQLKAAGVDRPTHIFVQAGVGSLAGAIQGYFKNLFPDNCPITVVVEARAADCLYRSATAADGKPHFVTGDLKTIMAGLACGEPNTISWDILKNNTSCFVSAPDWVSARGMRMLAAPIKGDSPVTSGESGAVPFGLLSTIMQHDDMKDLRAALKLDKNSKILCFSTEGDTDPDMYKKIVWEGAYPSL; translated from the coding sequence ATGGAAAAAATTCTTTGGTCGGAAAATAAGCTTCCGAAAACGGACAACAAACAGCTCGCGGTAATGGCTTTAGACGAAATCAATAAGGCACATGCGTTTCATAAAAGCTTCCCGCAGTATGCACCGACACCGCTCGTTCCATTAAAAAATATGGCGGATATGCTCGGCGTCGGGTCGGTATTTATCAAAGACGAATCATGGCGATTCGGTTTAAATGCTTTTAAAGTACTCGGCGGTTCCTTTGCGATGGCAAAGTATATTGCAAAGCAGCTTAAAAAAGATGTTTCGGAACTCCCCTACGATGTATTAACCGGCGAAAAACTGCGGAAAGAATTCGGGCAGGCTACGTTTTTTACCGCAACCGACGGAAATCACGGACGAGGCGTGGCCTGGGCTGCAAATAAACTCGGTCAAAAATCGGTCGTGCTGATGCCCAAAGGCTCTACTAAAACCCGCTTCGATAATATCGCAAAAGAAGGCGCAAAGGTTACTATAGAAAACGTCAACTACGATGAATGTGTACGTATGGCTGCCGCGCTTGCCGCAAAAACGGAACACGGTGTTATGGTACAGGACACTGCATGGGAAGGATACGAAGAAATTCCCGCATGGATTATGCAGGGCTATGGCACCATGGCACTTGAAGCCGCAGAACAACTCAAAGCGGCAGGCGTAGACCGGCCAACCCATATCTTTGTACAGGCGGGGGTCGGTTCGCTTGCAGGAGCTATACAGGGCTATTTTAAAAACCTTTTCCCCGACAATTGCCCCATTACCGTCGTAGTGGAAGCTCGCGCTGCAGACTGCTTGTATCGGTCGGCAACGGCGGCAGACGGTAAACCGCATTTTGTCACAGGAGACTTGAAAACCATTATGGCAGGGCTCGCATGCGGCGAACCGAACACCATTTCTTGGGATATTCTCAAGAATAATACTAGCTGCTTCGTCTCCGCGCCCGATTGGGTTTCTGCCCGCGGTATGCGTATGCTCGCTGCTCCCATTAAAGGAGATTCGCCGGTTACCTCAGGAGAATCGGGCGCCGTCCCCTTCGGCCTGTTATCTACAATTATGCAGCACGACGATATGAAGGATTTACGCGCAGCGTTAAAGCTCGACAAGAACTCAAAAATATTGTGCTTTTCTACGGAAGGTGATACCGATCCCGACATGTACAAAAAAATCGTCTGGGAAGGCGCCTATCCATCACTATAA